The Niastella koreensis GR20-10 genome includes a window with the following:
- a CDS encoding cellulase family glycosylhydrolase, with translation MKKATNLILWCVCLLLACAKNTQAQTPVQKNGQLRVTGTKLCNQYGNPIQLRGMSTHGIQWYGWGSCLTEASLDALAYDWGADVLRISMYVQEDGYETDPAGFTAQVNRLIEEATERGMYALVDWHQLTPGDPNYNLSRAKTFFSAIANQHKNKNNIIYDICNEPNSGATWAKIKSYADQMIPFIRAIDNDAVICVGTHGWSTFGLSGDGSLQDVVNNPLTYPNVMYTFHFYAKDHRTEYLNQLDKASNLFPVFVTEFGTQEASGDGPNDFAMAQQYIDLMARKKISWTNWNYSDDFRSGAVWITGTCSNGPWTPARLKPAGAWVRERIMSPADDFPGGGTPVCEPVTASSNDGNVPANVLDNDLNTRWSASGDGQWIQFCLNTPTSVSGVQIAFYQGTTRTSNFDVQVSDSGLVWSNVLTNVHSSGANNNLETFSFTPRTAKYVRIVGHGNSASAWNSYTEVKIQTGTGGGTNQLFTLLPAQDAYVRDGANATLIHGVIDSTFLMTKVNPSATTGNNRESYLLFDANSVSGTINSVKLKVYGKVDLTAITTIPVGVYAVANTSWTEKTLTWNNKPAAGSTALASADISSAAYSYAVWDVTSYVKSEMAAGRKLISLSLKSLASNDSRILFNSAETGNNPPQLVIDAAISTQRMIVASLVDQSTKAATGTILQSYPNPFKNNNTIVFNLETQEHVYLSVFDLTGKEVAVLVNGNLAAGSHRVNFEPGRLPAGIYTLKMVHSGKITATKLVKQ, from the coding sequence ATGAAAAAAGCTACCAACCTTATTTTATGGTGCGTGTGCCTGCTATTGGCATGCGCGAAAAACACCCAGGCGCAAACGCCGGTCCAGAAGAATGGACAGTTGCGCGTGACCGGCACCAAATTATGTAACCAGTATGGCAACCCCATTCAATTACGCGGTATGAGCACCCACGGTATTCAATGGTACGGTTGGGGAAGTTGTTTAACCGAAGCTTCCCTCGATGCCCTGGCCTACGACTGGGGTGCTGATGTATTACGCATTTCGATGTATGTACAGGAAGATGGGTATGAAACGGACCCTGCCGGGTTTACCGCCCAGGTGAACCGCCTCATTGAAGAAGCTACTGAGCGCGGCATGTATGCCCTGGTTGACTGGCATCAGTTAACACCCGGCGATCCCAACTACAACCTGTCAAGAGCAAAAACATTCTTCTCGGCAATTGCCAATCAGCACAAAAACAAGAACAACATCATTTACGACATCTGTAATGAGCCCAATTCGGGCGCTACCTGGGCTAAGATCAAATCGTATGCCGACCAGATGATCCCCTTCATCCGTGCTATCGACAACGATGCGGTGATCTGCGTGGGCACCCATGGCTGGAGTACCTTTGGGTTGAGTGGCGATGGTTCTTTACAGGACGTAGTCAACAACCCCTTAACCTACCCGAACGTAATGTATACCTTCCATTTTTATGCGAAGGACCACCGTACGGAGTATTTAAACCAACTGGATAAAGCCTCCAACCTGTTCCCGGTATTCGTAACTGAGTTCGGTACGCAGGAGGCCAGCGGCGATGGTCCCAACGACTTCGCCATGGCGCAGCAATACATCGACCTGATGGCGAGAAAAAAGATCAGCTGGACAAACTGGAACTACTCTGATGATTTCCGCTCCGGCGCAGTTTGGATTACCGGTACCTGTTCAAACGGTCCCTGGACGCCAGCCAGGTTGAAACCTGCCGGCGCCTGGGTGCGCGAACGCATTATGAGCCCAGCCGATGATTTCCCTGGTGGGGGAACACCTGTTTGCGAGCCGGTTACCGCCAGCAGCAACGATGGCAACGTGCCCGCGAATGTGCTGGATAATGACCTCAACACCCGTTGGAGCGCCAGCGGTGATGGCCAGTGGATCCAGTTCTGTTTGAATACACCTACGTCGGTTAGCGGCGTTCAGATCGCGTTCTACCAGGGTACCACCCGTACTTCAAATTTTGATGTGCAGGTAAGCGACAGTGGTTTGGTATGGAGCAACGTACTTACCAATGTACACAGCAGCGGCGCTAACAACAACCTGGAAACATTCTCCTTTACGCCCCGCACCGCTAAATATGTGCGCATTGTAGGGCATGGCAATAGTGCGAGTGCCTGGAACAGTTATACCGAAGTGAAAATACAAACCGGTACAGGCGGTGGTACTAACCAGCTGTTCACTTTGCTGCCTGCACAGGATGCGTATGTACGTGATGGGGCCAATGCCACGTTGATTCATGGCGTAATAGATTCTACTTTCTTAATGACGAAAGTAAATCCAAGCGCTACCACGGGTAACAACCGGGAGTCGTACTTACTGTTCGATGCAAACAGTGTAAGCGGTACTATAAATTCTGTAAAATTAAAAGTGTATGGTAAAGTAGATCTCACAGCTATTACTACCATTCCTGTGGGGGTATACGCTGTGGCCAATACCAGCTGGACAGAAAAAACGCTCACCTGGAATAACAAACCAGCTGCAGGGTCAACCGCATTGGCTTCGGCCGATATTTCAAGTGCGGCCTACAGCTATGCCGTTTGGGATGTTACCAGTTATGTGAAAAGCGAAATGGCCGCCGGCCGCAAGCTTATTTCCCTGTCGCTGAAGAGCCTGGCGTCGAACGACTCGCGCATTTTGTTCAATTCTGCAGAAACCGGTAACAACCCGCCACAACTGGTGATAGATGCTGCCATTTCTACGCAACGGATGATCGTTGCTTCGCTGGTAGATCAGTCAACCAAAGCCGCCACCGGAACCATCCTGCAGAGTTATCCGAATCCGTTTAAAAACAACAATACCATTGTTTTCAACCTGGAAACGCAGGAACATGTATACCTCTCGGTATTCGATTTAACCGGTAAAGAGGTAGCAGTACTGGTAAATGGCAACCTGGCTGCCGGCAGTCACCGGGTTAATTTTGAACCGGGCCGTTTGCCTGCCGGTATCTACACCCTGAAAATGGTGCATAGTGGCAAAATCACCGCCACCAAGCTGGTGAAACAATAA
- a CDS encoding chondroitinase-B domain-containing protein, giving the protein MKSLFYSLLVLLCAVPSLHAATVNVSSLSALQTAINNAAPGDVIILANGVYTASTDISISKQGTAAAPITIQAQTIGGVEINGTAGINIVSPAKYIIIKGFKFTFNASQATMASGTSFCRWTRNIFQTPGEGEDLLLNGNDHEVDYNTFQHKDALGRFIAVRGTGSQIAQRLHIHHNYFLDQQPQSGNGAETLQFGLSGYSLSSSNSIVEYNLFEQCEGENELISVKSSAVTVRYNTIRDCPAQFTLRHGNHNVVYGNYFINTPGIRIFGDDHIIFSNHFENCDPAINIGNGDGEVADGDALTVHDRPDRCVIVFNTLVNNTTNYVQSGRTNGLGATSTTFANNIIQGGGPAASIAGPYTSAVWSNNIVYQANGAGAMPSGSYTVVNPLLARDATGTFHLQTGSPAINAATGTYTDVTVDMDGQSRSGTKDIGADEVSTAPVIAQILSASMVGYNGADPAACLPVVASSDDGNVPGNVLDNDLNTRWSANGDGQWIQFCLSSATTVTGAQIAFYNGNTRTSTFDILTSTDGASWSTKATNLVSSGTSLNLETFSITATTAKYVRIVGHGNSVNAWNSYTEVHIQTSSSARQVADETITIKETLSSYPNPFKTTNTITFNLEKDSHVQLSVFDVMGRQVALLVNGNLNAGLHRVPFEAKGLLAGMYWIKLLNNGKSMMKQIIKE; this is encoded by the coding sequence ATGAAAAGCTTATTTTACTCATTACTCGTATTGCTATGCGCAGTACCGTCGCTTCATGCCGCTACTGTAAACGTTTCTTCTTTATCGGCTTTGCAAACTGCTATCAATAACGCAGCACCGGGTGATGTCATCATCCTGGCCAACGGCGTTTATACAGCCAGTACAGATATTTCCATCAGCAAACAGGGAACGGCTGCTGCGCCCATTACCATTCAGGCGCAAACTATTGGCGGCGTTGAAATAAACGGCACGGCCGGTATTAATATCGTTAGCCCCGCGAAATATATTATTATTAAGGGGTTCAAATTTACCTTCAATGCTTCGCAGGCCACCATGGCCAGCGGCACCAGCTTCTGCCGCTGGACCCGGAATATCTTTCAAACCCCCGGTGAAGGGGAAGACCTGTTGCTGAACGGCAACGATCATGAAGTGGATTACAACACCTTTCAACATAAAGATGCACTGGGCCGCTTTATCGCCGTTCGGGGTACCGGCAGCCAGATCGCCCAACGCCTGCACATTCATCACAATTATTTCCTCGATCAGCAACCGCAATCGGGCAATGGCGCCGAAACCTTACAGTTTGGTTTAAGCGGGTACAGTCTTTCTTCAAGCAACAGTATTGTTGAGTATAATCTTTTTGAACAATGTGAGGGCGAGAACGAATTGATCTCTGTTAAATCGAGCGCTGTTACGGTGCGCTATAATACCATTCGCGATTGTCCGGCGCAGTTTACCCTCAGGCATGGCAATCACAATGTAGTGTATGGTAATTACTTTATCAATACGCCCGGCATCCGCATCTTTGGCGACGATCACATCATCTTCAGTAACCATTTCGAGAACTGTGACCCTGCCATCAATATTGGCAATGGCGATGGGGAAGTGGCCGATGGCGATGCTTTAACCGTACACGACCGGCCCGACCGGTGTGTGATTGTGTTTAATACCCTGGTAAATAATACCACTAACTACGTACAAAGCGGTCGTACAAACGGGTTAGGCGCCACCAGTACCACCTTTGCCAATAACATTATCCAGGGTGGGGGCCCGGCGGCTTCCATTGCTGGCCCCTATACAAGTGCAGTATGGTCGAACAATATCGTGTACCAGGCCAATGGCGCCGGAGCCATGCCATCGGGTAGCTATACAGTGGTAAATCCTTTGCTGGCCCGCGATGCCACCGGCACGTTCCATTTGCAGACTGGTAGTCCGGCCATTAATGCCGCCACCGGAACGTATACCGATGTTACCGTTGATATGGACGGACAAAGCCGCAGCGGAACAAAGGATATTGGCGCCGATGAAGTATCAACTGCGCCGGTGATTGCACAGATCCTTTCTGCATCGATGGTTGGTTACAATGGTGCCGATCCTGCAGCCTGCCTGCCTGTGGTGGCCAGCAGCGATGATGGCAACGTGCCGGGTAATGTGCTGGACAATGACCTCAATACCCGCTGGAGCGCCAATGGCGATGGCCAATGGATCCAGTTTTGTTTGAGCAGCGCCACTACGGTAACCGGGGCGCAGATCGCGTTTTACAATGGAAACACCCGTACTTCTACCTTCGATATCTTAACCAGTACCGATGGCGCCAGCTGGAGCACAAAAGCAACCAACCTGGTAAGCAGCGGCACCAGCCTGAACCTGGAAACATTCTCTATAACCGCTACCACTGCAAAATATGTTCGCATTGTAGGTCATGGCAACAGTGTAAACGCCTGGAACAGTTATACCGAAGTGCACATTCAAACCAGTTCTTCAGCGCGCCAGGTGGCAGATGAAACAATTACCATAAAAGAAACGCTCAGCAGTTATCCCAATCCGTTCAAAACAACTAATACGATCACCTTCAATTTGGAGAAAGACAGTCATGTTCAATTGAGTGTGTTTGATGTGATGGGCCGGCAGGTGGCCCTGCTGGTGAATGGTAACCTGAACGCAGGCCTCCATCGCGTTCCATTTGAAGCGAAGGGCTTGCTTGCGGGGATGTATTGGATTAAATTATTAAATAACGGTAAAAGTATGATGAAACAGATAATAAAAGAATAG
- a CDS encoding family 43 glycosylhydrolase, with the protein MRALAWVIGVTLFHSTITLAQGSGNPIIPDLIADPSIVSFDGTFYCYATTDGYNQGLATSGPPVVWMSNDLVNWHFKGTFFPAAVGQLYWAPSTATKVKGKYYLYPTLNTNIYAAVANSPAGPFHLLNGADTLAGSKAPKPMVTLKGPKGTKGIDAEVFIDDDGKAYMVWAQRGAARLHDDMYTLDTTVVIKTKRSGYSEGPFLFKRKGIYYYLYTLSGHENYQYAYIYSKVSPLGPFEFPQNDIIATTDHAKGIYGPGHGCVFNDKGYKDKGTDNYYFAYLEFGRGSTNRQVWVDKLNFNEDGTIQPVVLTHEGVGPLHEWKSHFIPVPIRRATVSSSLPDMPIKPIRDSTLNRTETYQPQNAIDQSNGTRWMAATTDSVAAITIDLGYARKINRLDAFFVKPTAGHAYKLEYSTNGTIWKRCGGHSDLKIQSPHTDNFAVTARYFKLTFIKGVPGLWEIRAYQDTRR; encoded by the coding sequence ATGAGAGCACTTGCCTGGGTAATCGGTGTTACCCTTTTTCATTCAACGATCACGCTTGCACAAGGTTCCGGCAACCCCATTATTCCCGATCTGATAGCTGACCCCAGCATTGTATCCTTTGACGGCACGTTTTACTGTTATGCTACCACCGATGGCTATAACCAGGGACTGGCAACTTCTGGTCCGCCGGTAGTATGGATGTCAAACGACCTGGTTAACTGGCATTTTAAAGGCACTTTCTTTCCTGCAGCCGTAGGGCAATTATACTGGGCGCCCAGTACCGCAACAAAAGTGAAGGGTAAGTATTACCTGTATCCCACACTCAATACGAATATCTATGCAGCAGTGGCCAACTCCCCTGCCGGCCCGTTTCATTTGTTGAATGGCGCCGACACGTTGGCGGGGTCAAAGGCGCCCAAACCAATGGTTACACTGAAAGGGCCCAAAGGTACCAAGGGTATAGATGCAGAAGTATTCATCGATGATGATGGAAAAGCTTATATGGTATGGGCGCAGCGCGGTGCCGCCAGGTTACATGATGATATGTATACACTCGATACTACGGTTGTGATCAAAACCAAACGCAGCGGGTATTCCGAAGGCCCTTTTCTTTTTAAACGGAAAGGCATTTACTATTACCTGTATACTTTATCGGGTCATGAGAATTATCAGTATGCTTATATCTACAGCAAGGTATCGCCATTGGGGCCGTTTGAATTTCCGCAAAACGATATTATTGCCACCACCGATCATGCCAAAGGCATTTATGGCCCCGGACATGGTTGTGTGTTCAACGATAAAGGATATAAGGATAAAGGAACAGACAATTATTATTTCGCTTACCTGGAATTTGGCCGCGGAAGCACCAACCGCCAGGTATGGGTTGATAAATTGAACTTTAATGAAGATGGCACCATACAACCCGTTGTGTTAACCCATGAAGGTGTAGGCCCCCTTCATGAATGGAAAAGCCATTTCATTCCGGTGCCCATAAGAAGGGCGACTGTATCCAGTTCCCTGCCCGACATGCCAATAAAACCTATCAGGGATTCTACTTTAAACAGAACCGAAACCTATCAGCCACAAAACGCCATTGACCAATCGAACGGTACGCGGTGGATGGCAGCCACTACCGATTCTGTGGCGGCTATCACTATTGACCTGGGGTATGCACGAAAAATAAACAGGCTGGATGCATTTTTTGTAAAGCCAACAGCCGGCCATGCGTATAAGCTGGAGTATTCTACCAATGGAACCATCTGGAAACGTTGTGGCGGTCATTCCGATTTAAAGATCCAATCACCGCACACCGATAATTTTGCAGTAACGGCGCGTTATTTCAAACTCACTTTTATAAAAGGGGTTCCGGGATTATGGGAAATCCGTGCCTATCAGGATACCCGGCGGTAG
- a CDS encoding HAD-IIA family hydrolase: MAQKGFLIDMDGVIYKGSEPIPGAVEFINSLREKGYPFLFLTNNSQRTPRDVCYKLRKLGFNVTDEDIFTCGMATARYLASRKEHGTAYVIGEGGLLTELHNVGYSIVDDHPDYVIIGEGRTIMLESVDKAINMIMNGSKLIATNLDPNCPVGSGKYRAGCGAFVAMLEFATGKQAFSVGKPSPVMMRMARKILQLSTDETIMIGDTMSTDILGAGSMGFTTVLTLSGVTQESDLDQFGYTPDYIIKSVKDLLNEELFAKVLDKQHEPILNVA; encoded by the coding sequence GTGAACCTATTCCCGGCGCAGTGGAGTTCATCAACTCATTGCGTGAAAAAGGCTATCCGTTTTTATTCCTTACGAATAACAGTCAGCGTACACCCCGCGATGTGTGCTATAAATTGCGCAAATTAGGTTTTAATGTAACCGACGAAGATATTTTTACCTGTGGCATGGCAACCGCACGCTACCTGGCATCACGCAAAGAACACGGCACAGCCTATGTTATTGGTGAAGGAGGTTTGTTAACCGAGTTGCATAATGTAGGTTATTCTATTGTTGACGATCATCCCGATTATGTGATCATCGGGGAAGGCCGTACCATTATGCTGGAATCGGTTGATAAAGCAATTAACATGATCATGAACGGCTCGAAGTTGATAGCCACCAACCTCGATCCCAATTGCCCCGTAGGCAGTGGAAAATACCGGGCCGGTTGTGGCGCATTTGTCGCCATGCTCGAATTTGCTACCGGTAAGCAGGCGTTTAGCGTGGGTAAGCCAAGTCCGGTTATGATGCGGATGGCGCGAAAGATCTTGCAACTGTCAACCGACGAAACCATTATGATCGGGGATACTATGAGTACCGATATCCTGGGCGCCGGCTCCATGGGTTTTACAACGGTTTTAACGCTGTCGGGCGTAACCCAGGAGTCAGACCTCGATCAGTTTGGCTATACCCCTGATTACATTATAAAGTCGGTAAAGGACCTGTTGAATGAGGAGCTGTTTGCAAAGGTGCTGGATAAACAGCACGAGCCGATTTTGAATGTGGCTTAA